One window of the Bubalus bubalis isolate 160015118507 breed Murrah chromosome 8, NDDB_SH_1, whole genome shotgun sequence genome contains the following:
- the LOC102402012 gene encoding olfactory receptor 2A2-like: MKGNQSWIAEFILVGFQLSEDMELLLFVIFILLYTFNLLANGTILGLISLDPRLHTPMYYFLSHLAITDVAYASSNLPNMLENLVKHKKTISYFSCTMQMVSYLAFASVECLTLVVMSYDRFVAICLPLQYTVIMNWRVCTFLAIACWACGFSLAIVQVSLFLRLPFCGPQKVNHFFCEISSVLKVTCGDIWINEMFLFADGVFILVGPLSLMLVSYVRILWAILKNQSKEGRKKAFSTCSSHLCVVGFYFGIAMMVYLAPDSSHQEEQKKILFLFYTFFNPLLNPLVYSVRNAQVKAAFHKVLQKNRSV; this comes from the coding sequence ATGAAGGGCAACCAATCATGGATCGCAGAATTCATCCTGGTGGGATTTCAGCTCAGTGAAGACATGGAATTGCTCCTCTTTGTTATCTTCATCCTGTTATATACCTTCAACCTGCTGGCAAATGGCACGATCTTGGGACTCATCTCGCTTGACCCCAGactgcacacccccatgtactacTTCCTGTCTCATCTGGCCATCACTGACGTAGCCTATGCTTCCAGCAATTTACCAAATATGCTGGAAAACCTAGTGAAACACAAGAAAACCATCTCCTATTTCTCATGCACCATGCAGATGGTTTCCTATTTGGCCTTTGCTTCTGTAGAGTGCCTGACTTTGGTGGTCATGTCGTATGACAGGTTTGTGGCGATCTGCCTCCCACTGCAGTACACGGTCATCATGAACTGGAGGGTGTGCACGTTTCTGGCCATCGCTTGCTGGGCATGTGGATTTTCCCTGGCCATAGTCCAAGTAAGTCTGTTTCTACGGCTGCCCTTCTGTGGGCCCCAGAAGGTGAACCACTTTTTCTGCGAAATTAGCTCTGTCCTCAAAGTGACCTGTGGTGACATCTGGATCAATGAAATGTTCCTCTTTGCTGATGGTGTGTTTATTTTAGTTGGGCCCCTTTCCCTGATGCTGGTCTCCTACGTGCGCATCCTCTGGGCAATCCTGAAGAACCAGTCAAAGGAGGGCCGCaagaaagccttctccacctgttcCTCCCACCTCTGTGTGGTTGGGTTCTACTTTGGCATAGCCATGATGGTGTACTTGGCCCCTGACAGTAGCCACCAAGAGGAACAGAAGAAAATCCTTTTCCTGTTTTACACCTTCTTCAACCCATTACTGAATCCCCTTGTCTACAGTGTACGGAATGCTCAAGTAAAGGCTGCCTTCCACAAAGTACTGCAGAAAAATAGATCAGTGTGA